The genomic window TCGACCCCCCAAGATCCCAACACCACAACCAGCCCCGACTACGCCTTCACCCCAGCCCAAGCCACCGGTGGCCCAGCCATCGCAACCCGCTGAACCAGTGCCTGCAGTGGGAACAGCTCCGGCATTCAACGGCCCTCGAAACATCAATGTTGAGCCCTCCAGACCTGAGTGGCGACCTGGCAATGTGGACAACGTGAacggcaaggacaagccGATAGAGATCCCGAGAAAACCAGTGAACCCTAACAATGTGGGATCGGAGGATAGTGAGGAGTTCCGGGCTAGCTTCGCCGACCTGCGAAACGTGGCTCCATTCGCCCCTCAGAGCTCGGGACTGAAGTCCTTTGCAGATATGAAGGACAACTTGCCTTTCGAGAGCAAGGCTTCAGCTGATGTTTCCATCAAGCTTCCCAAGGTTCATCCTTTGAGGTTCCCATCACCCCCTGTTGCTCCTCAACTCCCAGCAGTTAATGGAGCCCAGCCGAATGTGGCGTCTTGGGAGAAGTACGTCAAAGATTTCGAAAACTACATGCGACTTTGGGATACTTTCAACAGCCAGGTGGTAGACCATTTTGCCACGCGAAAGGCGCACATTGCGCGTACtagagaagagaagggatACTCGTTCCTAGAGGCCCGCGGCGATGCAGATGTTCAGGAGTACTACAACTGGCTGGAGCAGGACATGGACGTTCGGAGACGCTGGAGCGCAGCGTGTGAAGAGCACGAGCATCGATTCCGAGAGTTCATGGCGTTTCGTATGAGGATGAAGTAAGCGATTTGGTTTTGCATTTGTGGAGTTGGCAGCGAACGGGGGGCGCACTGTCTACTGTGTCGTTATACTTCAATATGGGATGACAAGATGGGATGCTGTCTATAACGGACGGAGAGAGCATGAATGCCCCGATGGAGAGATGGTTTCCTGGTATATCTGGGGAAATCCGGCGATGGGAGCTTGGTTCTGGATCTGGGCAGGAAGATAACAACACAAGCTCGAGGCTAACGTGTGGCACATGGGAGCGAGCGATCCGGTTGATCCTGGTTATGGCTTATCTTTAGTAgcagcttggcgatggcggttTGGCATTGAAGGCGTTTTCGCCCTTACTAATACTGGACAGCTTCTACGGCGGTCTCCAGAGTAGGTAGGGCGTGGTTCACGGAGATGAGGCTCCGGGACGTGTATACGATGGTATGAACAGCGCATAGAAATAGACAAGATGGTAATGGACCGGAAGGACTTTTGTGGTCCAACTGTGTAGGAATAGTTACTGGTTGAGTAGCGTATGAAAATTCATGTGTGAGTGTCATTAACTTATAGTCGTGTTTCTTTTGAGAGGAAATGATTCACTGCCCTGAAAATGAGCTCGAGACATATAGGTCGGCTGGGCGTGGGAATAGCTTCTCGGACCTGCACCACACTCTCTCATCCCCCACACACTCTCTTTGACACTCGCTCACCACGCCACATCCCTCGCTTCTCGCAACACCTCCCCAATCTAGAGAAAtactaaagttattaatactGTTCTAGCAGTAAGTTTGTTTGCTCCTTTCAAACAACTCATCGCACTGGAACCCGTTCGCCTGTCAATGCCCTTTGTTTGACTCCTGGGTCAATTGGACTTGACTAGGCGCCAGTGCTGGCTCAGTGCAGTGCTCTCTCTACCTCGAAATTCCCCTCCTCTTTGTGAGCAGAGCGGGGAAGTCTTCACTCTCCTTCACCCTCAACTCGCACTCGCTCTCCCCTTCTCTTcacttctctcctcttcaccaCACCACAACAGTACCATCTCTTCGGTGTGTGCTTTACTTCTTACTCTCTACCTTTCATTCACTCGTCGCTCTCTACTGACTCGCAAAAGAGTATCGGTCTCACAGTTCGCTTGGCAGAATTCACCCTCGACTCTGCCTCTATCTCTACCAAGGTGAGAGAGCAACTTCCCCTCCGCCgtgtttcccttcttcatTTGCACCTTTACCCTTGAGCTGACGCCGTCTTGACCATCTTTCAGTAGCAAACTGTCCGTTGCTTGAGCAAAGAAGCAACGTGCCCACACAACCACACTATCTATCTTCGATCCTCACCAACGTTCATCATGTCCGAGGGAACCCCCACTGGCAAGGCTAACGCCTGGACCGAAGAGGCCAAGGTAACGTGCTGAAGCCGTTGTTATCCCATCTTGGTCTAACTCAAACGTGTTACAGAACGAGTTTCTTCTTCGAATCATCATGCAGCTGAAGCCCGagggcaagggcatcaaCTGGTCCGAGGTCCAGATGCCCGGCCGCACTGTCAAGTCCCTCCAGAACCAGTGGACTGCTGTCAACAAGAGAATCGACGCTCTcagacagcagcagcaggatgGCGATGCCGCCGGAGTTCCTGTCAAGAAGGCTACTCGTAAGTGTCTTGCTTCATCGCGACTTGGCTAAATCTAACTACCCTTCCCAGCCCGCAAGCGCAAGGCCAACAAGAAGGTTGAGTccgaggacgatgatgatggcacctATGGCAGCACCAAGAAGTCCGGCTCTCGCAAGCGAAGCAACAGTATGTTACCaacttctcttcttctgccaAACATTACAATGCTGACCATGCCATAGCCGAGACTCCTGAGCGTGCCGCtaaggccatcaaggccgaggctgccGAGCTTGAGGACTCCCACGTCAAGGAGGAGTCCGGCTTCAACGCCGACTCTGGCCATGGCCAGGTCTAGAGTCACCTCGACCCAAAAACGAAGATCGTGATGCCACTGGCATACATGGGAATGGAGGGGGAGAAGGAATGTGCAGCCGATGATGATTCTATCTATTTTGCTATTTCTGGTTTTATTGTCACATCTCTCGGCATGCAAGCATGGTCATCGAGTATTGGAACTGAACGGCGCTGGAGGTGCAGAAGTAGTGGTCCTGATCAGGATGGGAGTATTCGGATCTAGTCACACAGCCAGGTGAAATGCAAACAGCCCGTTAAATCAGCGAGTGAGATTTTGTGAGACGTGATAGGATGTGCTCCAAATACTGACTGTTACCATCttcaaaagaaaaaaaaaaactatcttCCTCTAGGTTGTTGAAGGAGGAGTTTTAGACTCTCGAAATAGGTTTGGCCAGATTATAGTACATACAAGGCATAAGAATACGTAGTCAAGACAACCAAGAGGGACAAGTACGCTTGTGGAATTTCAAAAGAAGAGTCCATCATCACTTTTGATTTCTTTTCTCGACCAAGCCCGGTTTGTTGGGTTTGGGTTTGTTTTGTCTTTGTTGGTCAAGGGTaggccaacaaccaacaaggGCTTAGTTGACAAGAACCCACGTTTGGTGCTTAAGGAGATGGCAAACATTTTTTTGCCATGTTTAACTCTGATTCGCATTGTCGTTAATATTCTGTTTTGTCCTAATATTTTGTAGAATGTCAAGATTCCTCATACACGTTCAAGTATTCCCATTCTTGGCCTCTATGATTGATGTCTCACTTAGAGCCTCAACTCCTTCAACTTGACCCATTGACTTGTCTAAAAGCTTTCAGTATTTCTTCCCTAGCAATTAGGACCATAATGGTACATATGTGCTTTCCTGACTGCTTCGTTCCATACCAACATTGCCTCATGGGGTAATGTCGAAGTGTCGGGAGTGATTCCGATGTTGAGTGACAGGGACCTGATAATGGAGGGGACTAAAATGTGATGGGGCCGGCAACCAGAGAAGCCGAAGGGAAGGAATCAGGCGACAAACAACTTTACCTTGATGAAACCTCAACCAAGGTCAAacatttttctttctttctagATGCCATCTGTGATAGTTTTGTCGCTTCCTTCTATAGTCATGCTTTGTTAATTGGAAATCAATTTTGCGACAATTCTTTTGCTCGACATGTACCAGGCCAATAAAGCCATGGCCACACCCGCCGGTGTCGGCGACCAAGAAACCACACCTCTACTTGGCTCATCTTCAGCATCACCACCCAGCAACGCTTCATCATTGAacccatcatctcatcacGGCGATAGCAGTAGCAACGATGTGTCCAATAATCAGGACGTTAGCTGGACGGTCAGCCACAGCGCTCACCGGCTCTATGTCTCGCACACCCTCTCGACGTGGAACTCGCGTGTCTTTGAGTTTGGCAGCGTCCTCTATCtcgcctccatcttccccgGGACGTTGATGCCGCTTTCAGTCTACGCCTTGGCGCGCGGCGCCGCTGCAATAGCGCTGTCATCGTGGGTTGGCCAGTACATTGACCGCGAAGACCGTCTCAAGACGGTGAGGCTGTCAATTGGTATGTCACAAAGCAGCCATTGGCTCGAACTAAGTATACTGAGTCGCTAGTTTCGCAACGGCTCGCTGTCGCTACTTCGtgtgccatcttcctcgtcctgaGCAGAGTCCAGAGCCTTTCTGATGGGCTACGGACTGGCCTCTTGGCGTTGCTAGTCCTCATGGCTTGCATCGAGAAACTGGCCGCCATCATGAACCTGGTGTCAGTCGAGAGAGACTGGGTATGTGACAATGACGAACAATCGAGGCCAATTCCTAACCGCCCTCtaggtcgtcgtcgttgcaCACTCGGACACTACAGCACTTCGAAGTAAGTTGTTTTAGTCCTGTCAAACATCATCTAATTTGTTGATAGCCATGAACTCCCAGATGAGACGCATTGATCTTATTTGCAAACTTCTTGGGCCGTTCTTCATCGGTATCATGGATGGAATATCTACGGAAACGGCCATCTTTGTCAACCTGGGGATGAACTGCACCTCTGTCATTGTGGAGTACATTACTATTGCCCGAGTAAGCCAACTTAACATACAAACAAGATCATATGCTCATCCAATCAGGTATACCATCAAGTACCGGAGCTACAGCATCCAAAGACGATACCCGCAATCGCAACACACAATGACGAGAATTCCCAACAGCCTACCCAAGGACCATGGACGTTATTGAGGAAGGCTGTCAAGAAGTCCTATCAAGACCTGCGCCTCTACTTCAAGCACCCAGTCTTTATCCCTTCCTTCGCAGGGGCACTTCTATACTGCACAGTCTTGTCTTTCGGCGGTGTCATGGTGACTTATCTACTATCGAGTGGCTACACTCCGACGCAAATTGCCGTTGCAAGGACAGTCTCGGTGGCATTCGAGGTCTTGGCCACCTGGATCGGACCGTGGTTGATGACCAAGATTGGCCCTGTTCGTGCCGGTCTCTGGTTTTCAAGCTGGCAGTTGGGCTGCTTGGCCATCGGtatctccatcttctggaGGTACACAGACAACGTCCTTATATCAACTCTTGGTCTTGTATGTGGCTCGATGCTTAGTCGAGTAGGACTATGGGGGTTTGATCTGTCAGCTCAGATCATAATTCAGGAGGTCAGTTTGGTCCTTGAATGCATCATATCGCAAAGATCGCTGACTTTCGGCCGATATAGGAGGTTGAAGCAGAGAATCGGGGAGCTTTTTCTGCTGTGGAAGCTAGCTGGCAGAACCTGTTCGAAATGTGCTCGTACACGTCGACAATCATCTTCTCGTCTCCTGACCAGTTCCACAAGCCGACGGCACTCAGCGTCGCAGCAGTCTTTTGCGCCTGGGCCCTGTACAGCAGGTTTGTGAGGAAGAGACGGGGACATCTCATCCACTGGCCGGCATGCATGTCCCCAGAGAAGCAGCAAGCATCGATGGACGCCTTGTTCGAGACAATGCCGCGGAGACGACGCGAAGGGATTTGAGGGAGACCCTTGGTACGATATCTTCCGTGACAGACATAACAGCAAGCTATCCAGGATATACCCCTGGTAGTCATGGCACGAGACGTGTTGAGGGTCACCTGGAATCGGGAGGCGGTGCAACGAAGTCGCGATGCTTCGGGATTCTGTGGCGCGGAAGTCATCCACGTTTATTTCCGTGTCTCGGACGGCAACTGTTGTCTTGGATGCATGCACGACATGGTCCCGTGGATCGAGGAGCGAGCTCTGTCGATGCCGCAGTCTCGGCCGCATGGGATGGCACAGCATCACGAACGGCGGTCTGGATGGAAAAGTGCAGGTTTGGTTAACCGTGATATTCGTACATCTTGTCCCCTTCAACGGTCCTTGGAGGGTCAGGTGCAGCATTTAAAAGTCGAAGCGTTGCATTATAGAAGCGTGATAGAGCTTGGATGAGACATACATGAGCACAAGCGCCTCAACCTCACCTGTTTGAACCTTGATAAAAGAGAAATGCGAACTTGAAAAGCGGGACAAAGGTCTCAATCGCCCACCCTCTCAGGCCCCGAGTGACTGGTCATGCctctgttggtgttgaagttggTTGGCTGAGACGTCCACACCCTCTGGGCGGTCGGGGAATGGGTGAGTGCATATGCACGATGGCGTTGCCTTACATAAGGCACAACCTTGTTGGCGGGCTCTGGTTCTTAGGCCAGGGCCCGGCAGAGGTGTGCTGGGGTTAGCGCCTGGTCTAGCGGGCTCTGGGTGTCATTTCCCCTGTAGTGTAGTGGGCTCTGCAGCGAGGGCGGCGGAGCTAGTGGGAGGCGGACATAAAAAGTTGGGAAGGCGGCGTTCTTTGTGAGCTGCAAGCTACGTGCATATTGGTTGTCAGAAGGACTCGTACGAGGACAATAGCATAGTGCCTCGGATCCTCGGATGGACTGATGCTCTGTTACTTTTCTTATTGTGTGTGTGAATAGttgcagaagcagaagcagaataTGACTCTTGTGAACTCGCCATTTCCAGTCCCTCCCGTCCACCACACACACCTAGGGACCTGGCTCTTACGTAGGTAGGCACCTCAAGGTACGTAGCgtagcaacagcagcagccat from Fusarium falciforme chromosome 2, complete sequence includes these protein-coding regions:
- a CDS encoding Solute carrier family 40 protein, producing the protein MATPAGVGDQETTPLLGSSSASPPSNASSLNPSSHHGDSSSNDVSNNQDVSWTVSHSAHRLYVSHTLSTWNSRVFEFGSVLYLASIFPGTLMPLSVYALARGAAAIALSSWVGQYIDREDRLKTVRLSIVSQRLAVATSCAIFLVLSRVQSLSDGLRTGLLALLVLMACIEKLAAIMNLVSVERDWVVVVAHSDTTALRTMNSQMRRIDLICKLLGPFFIGIMDGISTETAIFVNLGMNCTSVIVEYITIARVYHQVPELQHPKTIPAIATHNDENSQQPTQGPWTLLRKAVKKSYQDLRLYFKHPVFIPSFAGALLYCTVLSFGGVMVTYLLSSGYTPTQIAVARTVSVAFEVLATWIGPWLMTKIGPVRAGLWFSSWQLGCLAIGISIFWRYTDNVLISTLGLVCGSMLSRVGLWGFDLSAQIIIQEEVEAENRGAFSAVEASWQNLFEMCSYTSTIIFSSPDQFHKPTALSVAAVFCAWALYSRFVRKRRGHLIHWPACMSPEKQQASMDALFETMPRRRREGI